A window of Deltaproteobacteria bacterium contains these coding sequences:
- a CDS encoding DoxX family protein: protein MVQKLYQRVIGVASKFQSPFLLAIRLYWGFQFFQAGKGKLADIPKVVGFFTDLGIPFPTVNAYLAAGTECFGGLLLLFGFASRLASIPLAFTMCVAYATAHREALVNIFADPDKFLEQEPFLFLMTALIVLFFGPGVFSVDAIIKKMRKL from the coding sequence ATGGTTCAGAAACTTTATCAACGCGTGATTGGTGTGGCCTCTAAATTTCAAAGCCCGTTTCTTTTGGCCATTCGCCTTTATTGGGGGTTTCAGTTCTTTCAGGCCGGTAAAGGGAAGCTGGCCGATATCCCGAAGGTTGTCGGATTTTTCACCGACTTGGGCATTCCCTTTCCCACCGTAAACGCTTATCTGGCGGCGGGCACCGAGTGTTTTGGCGGTCTGCTTTTGCTTTTCGGCTTTGCCTCCCGGCTGGCATCCATTCCGCTGGCCTTTACCATGTGTGTGGCCTACGCCACCGCCCACCGCGAGGCGCTCGTCAATATCTTTGCCGATCCCGACAAATTTCTGGAACAGGAGCCGTTTTTGTTCCTGATGACGGCGCTGATCGTCCTCTTCTTCGGGCCGGGGGTGTTTTCGGTCGATGCAATTATCAAGAAGATGAGAAAGTTGTAA
- a CDS encoding endonuclease III, translating into MNTPELEKVLKILKNEIKKWKVPAVGVIADQALDRPFETLISCVLSLRTKDAVTEVASRRLLGEAPTPQAMVRLTPSAIEKLIYPVGFYRTKAKSIIKTCRILIDRYNGKVPRTIEELLELPGVGRKTANLVVTVGYGDYGICVDTHVHRISNRFGYVKTKTPEETEFALRKKLPKKEWKTYNDILVTFGQNLCAPISPWCSKCAIEEYCPKIGVPRSR; encoded by the coding sequence ATGAACACTCCCGAGCTCGAAAAAGTTCTCAAGATCTTAAAAAATGAAATCAAAAAATGGAAAGTCCCGGCCGTGGGGGTCATTGCCGATCAGGCGCTCGACCGGCCGTTTGAAACATTGATCAGCTGTGTCCTCTCGCTTCGCACCAAAGATGCCGTAACGGAGGTTGCCTCGCGCCGTCTTCTTGGCGAAGCGCCGACGCCGCAGGCAATGGTCAGGCTGACCCCCTCCGCCATCGAAAAGCTCATTTATCCGGTGGGGTTTTACCGAACCAAGGCAAAATCAATCATCAAGACCTGCCGGATACTCATCGACAGGTATAACGGAAAGGTTCCACGGACGATCGAAGAACTCCTCGAACTTCCCGGTGTCGGCCGAAAAACAGCCAATCTGGTGGTGACCGTGGGATACGGTGATTACGGCATCTGCGTCGATACGCACGTTCACCGCATCAGCAACCGCTTTGGTTACGTGAAAACCAAAACCCCGGAAGAAACGGAATTTGCCCTCAGGAAAAAATTGCCGAAGAAGGAATGGAAGACCTACAATGACATCCTCGTCACGTTTGGACAGAACCTCTGCGCTCCCATTTCCCCCTGGTGTAGCAAATGCGCGATTGAGGAATATTGTCCGAAGATCGGCGTTCCCCGTTCGCGGTGA
- a CDS encoding class II fumarate hydratase, with translation MATRTETDSMGEVKIPEECLYGASTQRAVENFQISKSRFSRRFIEALGLVKWAAACANAELDRLDKKMAGAISDKALEVASGRHDKHFILDIFQTGSGTSTNMNANEVIANLANPELGGKVGSKKPVHPNDHVNMGQSSNDVIPTAIHVGAALGVAVGLIPSLGKLQKALAGKAEEFKKIIKVGRTHLQDATPVTLGQEFSGYASQIEHDIRRLEQALEGVLELPIGGTAVGTGINTHPQFGKKVCENLSKKTGLKFFEAKNHFEAQAAKDACVFLSGALKTIAVSLMKIANDLRWLASGPRCGIHEIHLPELQPGSSIMPGKINPVIPESVMQICAQVQGNDLAVQIGAQLGNFELNVMMPVITGNLFESIELLTNGSIMLAEKCVRGIEANPERCAELVDKSLMLVTNLNKVIGYDKAAALAKKAYKEGKTIRELLKAEKIVPDDQIEKLLDPKTMLTPK, from the coding sequence ATGGCCACCCGCACCGAAACCGACTCGATGGGAGAGGTTAAAATTCCGGAGGAGTGCCTTTACGGTGCCTCCACACAGAGGGCGGTGGAAAATTTTCAGATCTCGAAGAGTCGCTTCAGCCGCCGTTTTATCGAGGCCTTGGGGTTGGTCAAGTGGGCCGCCGCCTGTGCCAACGCGGAACTCGATCGCCTGGATAAAAAGATGGCCGGGGCCATTTCCGATAAGGCCCTCGAAGTGGCGTCGGGCAGACACGACAAGCATTTCATCCTCGATATTTTCCAGACCGGCTCCGGCACCTCCACCAACATGAACGCCAACGAGGTGATCGCCAACCTCGCCAATCCCGAATTGGGGGGCAAAGTCGGCTCAAAAAAACCGGTTCATCCCAACGACCATGTCAACATGGGACAGTCGTCCAACGATGTGATTCCGACGGCCATCCATGTCGGCGCCGCCCTTGGCGTTGCCGTGGGCTTAATCCCCTCTTTGGGTAAACTTCAAAAGGCCCTGGCCGGCAAGGCGGAAGAATTTAAAAAAATCATCAAAGTGGGGAGGACGCATCTGCAGGATGCGACGCCGGTCACCCTTGGGCAGGAGTTTTCCGGTTACGCATCCCAGATTGAGCATGATATCCGCCGTCTCGAGCAGGCATTGGAGGGGGTCCTGGAACTTCCCATCGGCGGCACCGCTGTGGGGACCGGGATCAACACGCACCCACAGTTCGGCAAAAAAGTCTGTGAAAATCTTTCGAAAAAAACCGGTCTTAAATTTTTCGAGGCGAAAAACCATTTTGAAGCCCAGGCGGCCAAGGATGCCTGCGTGTTTTTGAGCGGGGCGCTAAAAACAATCGCCGTTTCACTGATGAAAATCGCCAATGACCTGCGCTGGCTAGCCTCCGGCCCGCGGTGCGGCATCCACGAAATTCATCTGCCGGAACTGCAACCCGGCTCTTCCATCATGCCGGGAAAGATCAATCCGGTGATTCCCGAATCGGTCATGCAGATCTGCGCACAGGTTCAGGGGAACGATCTGGCCGTCCAGATCGGCGCCCAGCTCGGTAACTTCGAGCTCAACGTGATGATGCCGGTTATCACCGGGAATCTGTTCGAGTCGATCGAACTTTTGACGAACGGATCGATCATGCTGGCCGAAAAGTGTGTTCGCGGCATTGAGGCCAATCCGGAGAGATGCGCCGAACTCGTTGATAAAAGCCTTATGCTGGTGACGAATCTCAACAAGGTAATCGGCTACGACAAGGCGGCGGCCTTGGCCAAAAAGGCCTACAAAGAAGGGAAGACTATTCGCGAGCTTTTGAAAGCGGAAAAGATTGTGCCGGACGATCAGATTGAAAAATTGCTCGATCCAAAGACGATGCTGACGCCAAAATGA
- a CDS encoding O-methyltransferase, with product MIPITTPEVENYLYSLASPYDEQVLLEMEEYGHANRFPIIDRIVGALIHLLALSINAKKIFELGSGFGYSAYWFSKAVGAEGKVWCTDGSSKNKVKAQEYLKRVDLWGRIDYQVGEAVNFLKMEKGPFDIIYNDIDKGDYPQAWEEAKRKIR from the coding sequence ATGATTCCCATCACCACGCCGGAAGTCGAAAATTACCTCTACAGCCTCGCTTCGCCCTATGACGAGCAAGTCCTGCTGGAGATGGAAGAATACGGGCATGCCAATCGTTTTCCCATCATCGACCGGATTGTCGGCGCCCTCATTCACCTACTGGCTTTGTCCATCAACGCCAAGAAAATTTTCGAACTCGGGAGCGGTTTCGGCTATTCAGCCTACTGGTTTTCCAAAGCAGTCGGCGCGGAGGGGAAGGTCTGGTGCACTGACGGCTCCTCCAAAAACAAGGTAAAAGCGCAGGAATACTTGAAGCGCGTCGACCTGTGGGGGCGGATTGATTATCAGGTCGGCGAGGCGGTCAACTTTTTAAAAATGGAAAAAGGGCCGTTTGATATCATCTACAATGATATCGACAAGGGGGATTACCCACAGGCGTGGGAGGAGGCGAAGAGGAAGATTCGTC